A genome region from Taeniopygia guttata chromosome 5, bTaeGut7.mat, whole genome shotgun sequence includes the following:
- the AMN gene encoding protein amnionless, giving the protein MKRPLCLLGILRLLAATAAVYKQWIPNTNFETASNWDKGRVPCARDVVHFDKDKVVSVFVRSPHALTDMYLPLNGEFLLAAGAAFTAFDGSWDPGCDSGGTARFADAEHRAWFDPTLWQDVLPSGEPRPSGPVFSVDEERVPCRYDDVIFQPETSFRVNTDSSQPVIHLRSISVMGQELNTPSSWAGYLGGPSAPLQFHGNGSLQVTGTGCPDKSGCACGNALDGPRICAALLRASGRQCPEPACQSPLQPLGHCCGVCGATINLDFTPDFDLQKYQDRLVQELLSQPKYAGVQMAISKVHKAQTLLGIVSRSAAPLIQIVLIDDRAGAQAGTAAEQLAADIMQSIEQHGEALGISSGTMEVATGSTASGQVGSHPVSRITAGTVMGLLFSLLFLGGILFLYRKGKLRIPALSRHQPWQRMEDPVSPAPASDKGFDNPVFSVKLPDADLGEETPKDLQVFYLNPLYDASETET; this is encoded by the exons ATGAAGCGCCCGCTCTGCCTGCTGGGCATCCTGCGGCTCCTCG CTGCCACCGCTGCCGTGTACAAGCAATGGATCCCCAACACCAATTTCGAAACCGCCTCCAACTGGGATAAAGGCAGAGtcccctgtgccagggatgtGGTTCACTTTGACAAGGATAAG GTTGTCTCAGTGTTCGTCAGGTCTCCCCACGCGCTGACAGACATG TACCTGCCCCTGAACGGAGAattcctgctggcagctggtgCAGCCTTCACAGCTTTTGATGGCAGCTGGGATCCAGGCTGTGACTCAG GCGGAACAGCGCGGTTTGCTGACGCTGAGCACCGCGCGTGGTTCGACCCCACGCTGTGGCAGGACGTTCTCCCCAGCGGGGAGCCCAGGCCGAGCGGGCCCGTGTTCTCCGTGGACGAGGAGCGCGTCCCGTGCCGCTACGATGATGTTATCTTCCAGCCCGAAACCTCCTTCCGGGTAAACACCGACTCATCGCAGCCCGTGATTCACCTCCGCAGCATCTCCGTCATGGGCCAG GAGCTGAACACCCCATCATCCTGGGCTGGGTACCTGGggggcccctctgccccgcTGCAGTTTCATGGCAATGGCTCTCTCCAGGTGACAGGCACTGGCTGTCCTGATAAGTCTGGCTGTGCCTGCGGGAACGCCCTG GATGGCCCCCGCATCTGcgcagccctgctcagggcgTCAGGGAGGCAGTGCCCAGAGCCAGCGTGCCAGAGCCCTCTGCAGCCCCTTGGCCACTGCTGTGGGGTCTGTG GGGCCACCATTAACCTGGATTTTACTCCTGATTTTGACCTTCAGAAGTACCAGGACAGATTGGTCCAAGAGTTGCTGAGCCAG CCCAAATACGCTGGCGTGCAGATGGCCATATCCAAGGTACACAAAGCACAGACCCTCCTGGGCATCGTGTCCCGAAGCGCTGCTCCTCTCATCCAGATCGTGCTGATTGATGACCGAGCAGGAGCGCAGGCAGGCACCGCTGCggagcagctggcagcagacaTCATGCAGAGCATAGAACAGCACG GTGAAGCTCTTGGCATTTCAAGTGGCACAATGGAAGTGGCcactggcagcactgccagtggGCAAGTGGGGAGCCACCCAGTGAGCAGGATCACAGCGGGGACAGTCATGGGGCTCCTCTTCAGTCTCCTGTTCCTTGGAGGGATCCTCTTTCTCTACAGAAAGGGAAAGCTGAG GATTCctgccctgagccggcaccagccctggcagaggatggaggaCCCGGTGTCCCCTGCACCAGCCAGTGACAAAGGCTTTGACAACCCCGTGTTCAGCGTG AAACTTCCAGATGCTGACCTTGGAGAGGAGACACCCAAAGATCTCCAGGTTTTCTACCTCAACCCTCTGTACGATGCAAGCGAGACAGAGACCTGA